In the genome of Streptomyces sp. NBC_00190, one region contains:
- a CDS encoding transposase has protein sequence MRDRLDELFVDEDFADWYPEDGHPGLSPARLALVSVLQYTENLTDRQAAEAVRCPLDWKYCLRLELDDAGFDFSVLSEFRDRLTQGDRADRLLAVMVERRCSAIR, from the coding sequence GACGAGGATTTCGCCGACTGGTATCCGGAGGACGGTCACCCAGGCCTGTCACCGGCCCGGCTGGCGCTGGTGTCGGTGTTGCAGTACACGGAGAATCTGACCGATCGGCAGGCGGCGGAGGCCGTCCGATGCCCTCTGGACTGGAAGTACTGCCTGCGCCTGGAGCTGGATGACGCGGGATTCGACTTCTCGGTGCTGAGCGAGTTCCGTGACCGGCTGACACAAGGGGACCGGGCGGACCGGCTGCTGGCGGTGATGGTCGAACGTCGGTGCTCGGCGATCCGGTAG